From Nostoc flagelliforme CCNUN1, a single genomic window includes:
- a CDS encoding SGNH/GDSL hydrolase family protein encodes MIYNLLLCLGDSLTCGARDRYMRNYPLELAKELSEITSEEWYCITEAVNGRTSSELASLAYSIVNKYPDVYGVILLIGTNDSRNKFPVEVYIDNVKQIIRVCRILRKKVYLLSIPPFFYHRHFLWYDKQARLLIDEYNEKLTEIENIVFIDLSKHIEENDLIDGVHFTHEANVKIAKFLAKSLLGT; translated from the coding sequence ATGATTTACAACCTTCTTCTATGTCTTGGTGACAGTCTAACTTGTGGTGCAAGAGACAGATATATGCGGAATTATCCGTTAGAACTTGCCAAAGAATTATCAGAAATTACATCCGAAGAATGGTATTGCATTACAGAAGCCGTTAATGGAAGAACATCATCTGAACTAGCTAGTTTAGCTTATTCTATTGTTAATAAATATCCAGATGTTTATGGAGTTATACTTCTAATCGGAACCAACGATAGCCGCAATAAATTTCCAGTAGAAGTTTATATTGATAACGTTAAGCAAATAATTCGCGTCTGTCGGATTTTACGCAAGAAAGTATATCTCTTATCTATACCCCCTTTCTTCTACCATAGACATTTTTTGTGGTATGACAAGCAAGCAAGATTACTAATTGATGAATACAATGAAAAACTGACTGAAATAGAAAATATTGTATTTATTGATTTAAGCAAACACATAGAAGAAAACGACCTTATAGATGGCGTTCATTTCACGCACGAAGCCAATGTGAAAATAGCTAAATTTTTAGCTAAATCACTTTTAGGTACATAA
- a CDS encoding AIPR family protein yields the protein MPKTWNIKIDNYFQANPNCIIATAHVDSFPTDLPLEPNIREANRKSATYRQIFDSLTTQPEKFFSRHSGIVLSANIVKPSKTSLELEILEASEGGSDGIINGGHTVLAFEQAKNYKYDLTQARVKVTIHMGLTEESALDIAEWH from the coding sequence ATGCCCAAGACTTGGAACATCAAGATAGATAACTATTTTCAAGCCAACCCCAATTGCATCATCGCCACTGCCCATGTAGACAGCTTCCCAACAGACCTACCACTAGAACCCAACATCAGGGAAGCAAACCGCAAAAGCGCGACTTACAGACAAATCTTCGACTCGCTGACTACTCAACCCGAAAAATTCTTCTCCCGTCACAGTGGAATCGTCCTGTCAGCTAATATTGTAAAACCAAGCAAAACCTCACTTGAACTAGAAATTTTAGAAGCCTCGGAGGGCGGTAGCGATGGGATTATCAACGGTGGGCATACAGTTTTAGCATTTGAGCAAGCGAAAAATTATAAATACGATCTGACCCAAGCCAGAGTAAAAGTTACGATTCACATGGGGCTGACTGAAGAATCAGCCCTAGATATAGCCGAATGGCACTAA
- a CDS encoding IS1634 family transposase — protein MEISSERIDDIPLIVEWLKQMEIAKCIDQKLKEPHGNHKGLSYGKLSVLLLTYIITQSDHRLSAVEPWVEAHRKILELSTGWSIGEKDASDDRLARVVEELGKQSEARQEIEVKLGRHLIRAYELLTVVARADTSSFSVNHQQGQSPEESLLRYGYSKDFRPDLLQYRQLLATLDPMGMPLVCATLEGNGADDPLYFPTWQKMAKVIGHKKFVFIADCKASAIATRAQIAANGGVYCFPVSMSGQHPQYLKQWVLNPPLQTWSIRLPRQDEEEPAVGKGFEVELGKFWLNEETNKWVRWHERYLVVYSQSLAASAIRGQQQRILTARTALDKLAAKPGEDRGELTQKVENIKKRYRVNDFFSTTIIEETLVTTRNCRRGRPSKNSPTESVTSICLQLHIQQIDDAIQLSETLAGWRLYVTNAPITRLTLPQAVIYYRDEWLLERGFHRFKRGSLPALPIYFQNQDRITGLMFILNIALRVFTLMEFVVRLALEQTQQSLAGLYDGNPKRKTNRPSAERMLQAFCHLTLYSLSNSTIFITPRTDLQKQILSLMKMPESLYQLPFGVLQDIITSDPAQVSTL, from the coding sequence GTGGAAATAAGTTCCGAGCGAATAGACGATATTCCCTTGATCGTGGAATGGCTCAAACAGATGGAAATAGCCAAATGTATTGACCAAAAGCTGAAGGAACCGCATGGAAACCACAAAGGACTGAGCTACGGAAAATTGAGTGTATTGTTATTAACATATATAATTACGCAGTCAGACCATCGGTTGTCTGCTGTGGAACCCTGGGTAGAAGCACACCGAAAGATTTTAGAGTTAAGTACGGGGTGGTCGATCGGGGAAAAAGATGCCAGTGATGACCGATTGGCAAGGGTAGTCGAAGAGTTAGGAAAGCAGTCAGAGGCAAGGCAGGAAATAGAAGTAAAGTTGGGACGGCATTTGATTCGTGCCTACGAATTACTGACTGTTGTAGCACGAGCGGACACAAGTAGTTTTAGTGTGAATCATCAACAGGGCCAATCACCAGAAGAAAGTCTACTGCGTTATGGCTATTCCAAAGACTTTCGCCCAGACTTGTTGCAATACCGTCAATTACTGGCAACCCTTGACCCAATGGGAATGCCATTGGTGTGCGCCACCCTTGAAGGTAATGGAGCCGATGACCCGTTATATTTTCCCACTTGGCAAAAAATGGCGAAAGTCATTGGACACAAAAAATTTGTCTTCATCGCTGATTGTAAAGCTTCGGCAATTGCCACTCGCGCCCAAATTGCCGCAAATGGTGGTGTTTATTGCTTTCCTGTGTCCATGAGTGGGCAACACCCCCAATATCTTAAGCAATGGGTACTCAACCCACCACTACAGACATGGTCCATTCGCTTACCGCGACAAGATGAAGAAGAACCTGCTGTGGGGAAGGGTTTTGAAGTAGAGTTAGGCAAGTTTTGGTTAAATGAAGAAACCAACAAGTGGGTACGTTGGCACGAACGCTACTTGGTAGTTTATTCCCAAAGCCTTGCCGCATCTGCCATCCGTGGTCAACAGCAACGCATCTTGACTGCAAGAACGGCTCTGGATAAATTAGCAGCAAAACCAGGAGAGGATCGGGGGGAACTCACCCAGAAAGTAGAAAACATCAAGAAGCGCTATCGTGTCAACGATTTTTTCTCAACCACTATTATAGAAGAAACACTTGTGACAACTCGCAATTGTAGACGGGGACGACCATCAAAAAACTCTCCCACTGAGTCCGTAACCAGTATTTGTCTTCAACTTCATATCCAGCAGATTGATGATGCGATTCAGCTTTCAGAAACCTTGGCAGGATGGCGACTGTATGTCACTAATGCCCCGATCACTCGACTGACCCTACCACAAGCCGTCATATATTACCGGGATGAATGGCTTCTGGAGCGTGGGTTTCACCGTTTTAAAAGAGGTTCTTTGCCAGCCCTACCTATTTACTTCCAAAATCAAGACCGGATTACTGGCTTAATGTTCATTTTGAACATAGCTTTGCGCGTATTTACCCTAATGGAGTTTGTGGTAAGACTAGCTCTTGAGCAAACGCAACAATCTTTGGCTGGTCTTTATGATGGCAATCCAAAGCGAAAAACCAATCGCCCATCTGCGGAGCGAATGCTTCAGGCTTTTTGTCACCTTACTCTCTACTCCCTCAGCAATTCTACCATTTTCATCACGCCTAGGACAGACCTTCAAAAACAAATTCTCTCCCTGATGAAAATGCCTGAGTCCCTTTATCAGCTCCCATTCGGAGTACTCCAAGACATAATTACGTCTGACCCCGCTCAAGTCA
- a CDS encoding NAD-dependent epimerase/dehydratase family protein yields the protein MSNIEGFSIDRLDLSGAKALVTGGAGFIGSHLVDYLIKIGCQVRIFDNLSTGSIDNINNQAEFLLGDIRNQEEIKRAVAGVDFVFHQAAQINPAKAVQDPMFDFEINAQGTLYLLMAARQAGVKKILLASTNLYGNATYPNPQVGEYVPILGMANSLLSPYAASKASAEAYFKVFNDEFNLPTVRLRYANVYGPRQKSKGGSGVLAIFTERALQNQPLSIFGSGNQSRDFVYVADVVRANIQAALSNQANGQIFNIGSGKDTTVIKLAQKIISLTNSQSLIEYLPVRVADFEHVNIDIKQAKDLIEWQPLTSLDSGLTNYIEWLAR from the coding sequence ATGTCAAATATTGAAGGATTTTCAATAGATAGACTAGACTTATCTGGTGCCAAAGCTTTAGTGACAGGAGGAGCTGGATTTATTGGCTCCCACTTAGTCGATTACTTAATAAAAATAGGTTGCCAAGTTAGAATTTTTGATAATCTCTCTACTGGGAGTATAGATAATATTAATAATCAAGCTGAATTTTTACTAGGTGACATACGTAATCAAGAAGAGATCAAGCGTGCTGTAGCGGGAGTTGATTTTGTATTTCATCAAGCAGCTCAGATTAATCCTGCAAAAGCCGTTCAAGATCCGATGTTTGATTTTGAGATAAATGCACAAGGAACATTGTATTTACTTATGGCAGCACGCCAAGCTGGAGTAAAAAAAATCTTGCTAGCCTCTACAAATCTCTACGGCAATGCTACTTATCCAAATCCTCAGGTTGGTGAGTATGTTCCAATTCTAGGAATGGCTAATTCCTTACTGTCTCCTTATGCAGCTAGTAAAGCATCCGCAGAAGCTTATTTTAAAGTATTTAATGATGAGTTTAATTTACCAACAGTTAGATTAAGATATGCGAATGTCTATGGCCCAAGACAAAAGTCTAAAGGAGGTTCTGGAGTACTGGCAATATTTACAGAGCGGGCTTTGCAAAATCAGCCACTGAGTATCTTTGGTTCAGGCAATCAATCTCGTGACTTTGTTTATGTAGCAGATGTTGTTAGAGCTAATATTCAAGCAGCATTATCCAATCAAGCTAACGGACAAATTTTTAACATAGGTTCAGGCAAAGATACAACAGTAATAAAATTAGCGCAAAAAATAATTTCCTTAACTAATTCGCAGAGTTTAATTGAATATTTGCCTGTAAGAGTAGCTGATTTTGAACATGTAAATATAGATATTAAGCAGGCTAAAGATTTAATAGAATGGCAACCTTTAACATCTCTTGATTCCGGATTAACTAATTATATTGAGTGGCTAGCAAGGTGA
- a CDS encoding Ku family protein, which yields MPFELERLTASGVIHAERTILCSLGVSAVMCLSAPFFLNTDRITTGILLGAGTISAGLFGVSAQISESKEKVYQSLLEADLKALKQHLQGQAAYNYVTTAIAAKRRVADYVNRLPVSERPRWIAEYQLQGLVTLPEPPAQQSPSPTGIPNPDIADIDEEFVQSVINPGAMKILQALAANYPGYIRIDGAWLDELCNAASHQDMTLRSNHHFYLSGGTQSGKSTLAGVIINKIGAKSQSPAIVIGSDPKDDVTRWLCKFSRKFDGMKELKNWITFATGMIDQQKARVSIVGGECQGVPELFLAQDEVDSVYGGGKGLPGMVDADTAKDLQGFWNYIIKFTAGLKGHGVFMGQSPLSGETGFSRPSLKNVCFIAMGQTSSYILDHPQDFVNVKKEILEVLRQACEMLDKAGVRYALVIPTRSNPFVALVPEFDIKGLEQKQDSKPNADTVGSSKNNQQSSQQQIDWYEEIRKWATELGRKPHFQEIKQKWHELTGQELNEKGVTLLLENLGFPDSMN from the coding sequence ATGCCATTTGAACTAGAACGACTAACTGCCAGTGGGGTGATTCATGCAGAACGGACTATCTTATGTTCTTTAGGAGTGAGTGCAGTAATGTGTCTGTCTGCTCCTTTTTTCTTAAATACTGACCGAATAACAACCGGAATCTTACTCGGCGCTGGGACGATCAGTGCTGGGTTGTTTGGGGTATCCGCTCAAATCAGCGAAAGTAAGGAAAAAGTTTACCAGTCTTTGCTAGAAGCTGACCTCAAAGCACTCAAACAGCATTTACAGGGTCAGGCAGCATACAATTATGTCACCACTGCGATCGCAGCTAAACGCCGAGTTGCTGATTATGTGAATCGCCTGCCCGTTAGTGAGCGCCCCCGGTGGATAGCTGAATATCAGTTGCAAGGGTTGGTTACACTCCCAGAACCACCAGCACAACAATCACCTTCACCGACTGGGATTCCTAATCCTGATATTGCTGACATTGATGAAGAATTTGTGCAGTCCGTGATTAATCCGGGTGCGATGAAAATTCTGCAAGCCCTAGCAGCAAATTATCCTGGTTACATCAGAATTGATGGTGCTTGGTTAGATGAACTGTGTAATGCTGCATCACATCAAGATATGACCCTTCGCAGTAACCACCATTTTTACCTGTCTGGCGGCACCCAGTCTGGCAAATCCACTCTTGCAGGGGTGATTATCAATAAAATTGGTGCCAAATCTCAATCACCAGCAATTGTGATTGGCAGCGACCCAAAGGATGATGTCACCAGATGGCTGTGCAAGTTTAGCCGTAAGTTTGACGGCATGAAAGAATTAAAAAATTGGATTACCTTTGCCACTGGCATGATTGATCAACAAAAAGCCAGAGTATCAATTGTTGGTGGCGAATGTCAGGGCGTTCCCGAATTATTTCTTGCCCAAGATGAAGTTGACAGTGTTTATGGTGGAGGTAAGGGACTTCCGGGAATGGTTGATGCTGACACTGCCAAAGATTTGCAAGGTTTTTGGAACTATATCATCAAATTTACCGCCGGACTTAAAGGACATGGGGTGTTTATGGGCCAGTCCCCACTCTCTGGAGAAACCGGATTTAGCCGCCCGTCCTTGAAAAATGTTTGCTTTATTGCGATGGGGCAGACATCAAGTTATATCCTTGATCATCCCCAAGACTTTGTAAACGTTAAAAAGGAGATTTTAGAAGTCTTACGACAGGCTTGCGAAATGTTAGATAAAGCCGGAGTTCGATATGCCCTGGTGATTCCCACTCGGTCTAATCCCTTTGTTGCGCTAGTCCCGGAATTTGATATCAAGGGTCTGGAACAAAAACAAGATTCCAAACCGAATGCTGACACTGTTGGTAGTTCTAAAAATAATCAGCAATCTTCACAGCAACAAATTGACTGGTATGAAGAAATTAGGAAATGGGCAACAGAATTGGGAAGAAAACCGCATTTTCAGGAAATCAAACAGAAGTGGCACGAATTAACGGGGCAAGAGTTAAACGAAAAAGGCGTTACCCTACTGCTGGAAAATCTCGGTTTTCCCGATTCAATGAACTAG
- a CDS encoding four helix bundle protein, translating to MTTNITITDRTKSFAVRIIKACSFLDEASSATRILSKQLLRSGTSIGANVREAQSAQSPKDFINKLEIALKEARETQYWLELLIESELVEKQKFQLLLQEANEIGKILVASTKKLKDK from the coding sequence ATGACAACTAATATTACTATCACGGACAGAACTAAATCTTTTGCAGTTAGAATTATTAAAGCTTGTAGCTTTTTGGATGAAGCTTCAAGTGCAACTCGCATTCTTTCTAAACAACTTTTACGTTCAGGAACTTCAATTGGAGCTAATGTTAGAGAAGCTCAATCAGCCCAATCTCCAAAGGATTTTATCAATAAATTGGAGATCGCTTTGAAAGAAGCCAGAGAAACCCAGTATTGGCTAGAACTTTTAATTGAATCTGAACTAGTTGAAAAACAAAAATTTCAATTACTCCTTCAAGAAGCAAATGAAATTGGTAAAATCCTTGTTGCCTCCACCAAAAAACTTAAAGATAAATAA